The following nucleotide sequence is from Deltaproteobacteria bacterium.
TGGACATTGCCCTGGGCGTGGGAGGGGTGCCGCGGGGACGGGTCGTGGAAATCTTCGGTCCGGAAGCTTCCGGCAAGACCACTCTGGCCCTGCATATTGTCGCTGAAGCCCAAAAGAAAGGGGGCATTGCCGGGTTCATCGACGCCGAACACGCCCTGGACGTCGCTTATACCCGGAAGCTCGGAGTCAAGACGGACGACTTGTTGATCTCGCAACCGGACACCGGAGAGCAAGCCCTGGAAATCGTCGAAATGCTCGTACGCAGTGGGGCCATCGACGTTGTTGTAATCGATTCGGTCGCGGCTCTGGTCCCTAAGGCTGAATTAGAAGGGGAAATGGGCGATGCCCACATGGGCTTACAAGCCCGCTTGATGTCCCAAGCCTTGCGGAAACTGACCTCCACGATCAGCAAATCCAATACCTGTGTCATTTTCGTAAACCAGATCCGCATGAAGATTGGCGTGTTATTTGGTAACCCAGAGACAACCACCGGGGGGAACGCCCTCAAGTTTTACTCTTCCGTTCGCCTGGACATCCGCCGGATCGGAGCGATCAAAGACGGGCAGGAGGTGATCGGCAACCGAACCCGGGTTAAGGTGGTAAAAAACAAATTGGCCCCTCCATTCAGAGAAGTAGAATTTGACCTCATGTACGGGGAAGGAATTTCGCGGGAAGGCGATCTTTTGGACTTGGCCGTGGAAAATGAAGTTGTTGAAAAAAGCGGAGCGTGGTTTTCCTTCGCTAATGAGAGGATCGGTCAAGGACGGGAAAATTCGAAGGCTTTCTTGAAGGAGCATCCTGAAATCTCCAAAGCGATTGAAGAGAAACTATTGGAGCGCTTCCGACTTTCCAAAAAACAGAAGGAAACCCCGGCTTCGTGAAAGAAAGGCTCCTTTGCCCAAAGCATCCTTTTCCTGCATTCTCAGCACGCTTTACGGCGAAAAGAGATGTAAAAAAACGGGCAGTATATCCGAGGAGCGCCGAAGAATCCGCCCTTCGCCTTTTAGCCCAGCGGGATTACAGTCGCGAAGAAATGCGGCGCAAACTTACGGCCAAGGGATTTCCCCCCGGGGAAATCGAAGCCGCCTTGGGAGAATTGGAAGCCAAAAAATTTCTGGATGACTTTCGTTACGCCCAACGTTTAGCCATCGCCTTGGCCAGGGGAAAATTCCTCGGCCCGCAGCAAATCCGACAAAAATTTTTTCAAAAAGGAATTCCGGCAGATTTGGCTCAAGCCGCCATGGCAATTGCCGAAGTCACTGTCCCAGCTACCGAACGGCTGCAAAAGGTAATGCGAATGAAGCTGAAAGGAAGACTTTTGGAGGAAGTAACCCTTGCCGAGAAGAGGAAATTAGCGAATACCCTTCGCCGGAAGGGATTCTCATGGGAGGATATCCAGGAGGCCTTTCGAGAATTAGGAGGTTTTACAGAGGAATGAAGACGGGTAGCGAAATCCGCCGCAATTTTTTAGATTACTTCCAGGGGAAAGGACATGCCATTGTTAAAAGCTCCCCCTTAATTCCCCAAAAGGACCCTACTCTGCTTTTCACCAATGCCGGAATGGTGCAATTCAAGAATTATTTTACCGGGGAAGAGGAGGCCCCCTTTTCCCGGGCAACCACTTCCCAAAAATGCGTGCGGGCGGGGGGGAAACACAATGACCTAGAAAATGTTGGGTACACAGCCCGTCATCACACTTTTTTCGAAATGCTGGGGAATTTTTCTTTTGGCGATTATTTCAAAGAAGGAGCCATTGCCATGGCCTGGGAATTCCTAACCGGAGTCCTGGGCTTATCCCAAGAAAAGCTGTGGGTAACGATTCATCAGGGTGATGAAGCTTTAGGCATTGGGCCGGATGATGAAGCCAAGAAGATTTGGGTCCGCTTTGTCCCTGAGGAAAGGATTCGGGCACTCCCCAGCGAAGATAATTTTTGGCAAATGGGGGATACAGGACCTTGTGGTCCCTGCTCGGAAATTGTCATCGACCAGGGTCCAGGAATTGGGTGCGGCCGCCCGGAATGCGCCATCGGTTGCGATTGCGACCGCTACCTTGAGCTTTGGAACCTGGTCTTCATGCAATTTGAACGCCACTCGGATAGGCAGATAACCCCTCTTCCCAAGCCCAGCATCGATACCGGAATGGGGTTGGAACGGATTACGGCCATCGTTCAGGGAGTGGATAGTAATTACGCTACCGACCTTTTCCAAATAATTTTTAAAGCCATTGAACAATGGAGTGGTCGGAAATATTTTGCCCATGGGGCCGACAGTGTCTCCTTTCGGGTCATTGCTGACCACTGCCGAGCCGCAACTTTCTTAATCAGCGATGGCGTTCTTCCTGCCAATGAAGGAAGGGGATATGTTCTGCGTCGGGTCATGCGCCGGGCGATGCGCCATGGAAAGAAATTGGGGCTCAGCGATCCTTTTTTATTCCGTTTGACGAATGAGGTGGTCGAACTGATGGGGGAAGCCTACCCGGAACTACTCAGTGCCCGGGAGATGGTTAAAATGGTGATCTCCAATGAAGAAGAGCGTTTTTCCGAAACCCTGAACATTGGTCTGCGCCTCTGGGCCGAAGAAAAACAA
It contains:
- the recA gene encoding recombinase RecA, with protein sequence MPAESPKEKAIDLAVSQIERQFGKGAIMRLGTDAIIPDIQVISTGSFALDIALGVGGVPRGRVVEIFGPEASGKTTLALHIVAEAQKKGGIAGFIDAEHALDVAYTRKLGVKTDDLLISQPDTGEQALEIVEMLVRSGAIDVVVIDSVAALVPKAELEGEMGDAHMGLQARLMSQALRKLTSTISKSNTCVIFVNQIRMKIGVLFGNPETTTGGNALKFYSSVRLDIRRIGAIKDGQEVIGNRTRVKVVKNKLAPPFREVEFDLMYGEGISREGDLLDLAVENEVVEKSGAWFSFANERIGQGRENSKAFLKEHPEISKAIEEKLLERFRLSKKQKETPAS
- a CDS encoding regulatory protein RecX, with amino-acid sequence MKERLLCPKHPFPAFSARFTAKRDVKKRAVYPRSAEESALRLLAQRDYSREEMRRKLTAKGFPPGEIEAALGELEAKKFLDDFRYAQRLAIALARGKFLGPQQIRQKFFQKGIPADLAQAAMAIAEVTVPATERLQKVMRMKLKGRLLEEVTLAEKRKLANTLRRKGFSWEDIQEAFRELGGFTEE